The following are from one region of the Desulfatiglans sp. genome:
- a CDS encoding (2Fe-2S)-binding protein, whose product MKHLITLKVNGDDYTVACDSSRTLNEVLREDLGLTGTKLGCGDGDCGACTVLIDGDSVSSCLTLAVACVGKEITTVEGLARSGEELHPIQEAFIEKGAIQCGFCTAGMEMSALNLLSKNPSPTEPEIRTAISGNLCRCTGYYKIVEAIHSASETMKEKQ is encoded by the coding sequence ATGAAACATCTTATTACATTAAAGGTGAATGGTGATGATTACACGGTCGCATGTGATTCATCACGCACACTGAATGAAGTCTTAAGGGAAGACCTTGGCCTGACCGGCACCAAACTTGGCTGCGGCGATGGTGACTGCGGTGCATGCACAGTATTGATTGATGGTGATTCTGTCAGCTCATGCCTGACACTCGCGGTTGCCTGCGTAGGAAAAGAGATTACCACTGTAGAAGGACTTGCCAGGTCCGGTGAGGAGCTGCATCCAATACAGGAGGCATTCATAGAAAAGGGCGCTATCCAGTGCGGGTTCTGTACAGCAGGGATGGAGATGTCTGCGTTAAACCTGCTTAGCAAAAACCCTTCACCTACAGAGCCGGAAATCCGGACCGCCATATCAGGTAATCTCTGCCGCTGCACAGGATATTACAAGATAGTAGAGGCGATCCACAGCGCCTCGGAAACAATGAAAGAAAAACAATAG
- a CDS encoding TetR/AcrR family transcriptional regulator codes for MGVAERREREKQHRREHAVEAAMEIYNEEGYYSITMDKIAERAEISRAALYLYFKNKDEIFISAIMAYMDYFCSLLSDVYERRDAIKETLLEELWGCFIKFHENDPVAFDASMFFHQNEAVRNLSPDLRNMLYKAGSNAVTYQHKITEYGVSQGIFIDCNPRILAEVIWSAFLGIMQVERSKGQITGKTHINPTRDIALEVLARGIKKKHKEENN; via the coding sequence ATGGGTGTTGCGGAAAGAAGGGAAAGGGAAAAACAGCATCGCAGGGAGCATGCGGTAGAGGCTGCCATGGAGATATATAATGAAGAGGGATACTATTCCATCACCATGGACAAGATTGCAGAGCGCGCCGAGATAAGCAGGGCAGCGCTCTACCTCTATTTTAAGAACAAGGATGAGATATTCATAAGCGCCATAATGGCCTACATGGATTACTTCTGTTCACTCTTAAGTGATGTATATGAGCGCAGAGACGCCATAAAGGAGACCCTGCTTGAAGAGCTGTGGGGCTGTTTTATAAAGTTTCATGAGAATGACCCTGTGGCCTTTGATGCATCCATGTTTTTTCATCAGAATGAGGCGGTGAGAAACCTCTCCCCTGATCTCCGCAATATGCTGTACAAAGCAGGGTCAAACGCTGTTACATATCAGCATAAGATAACCGAATACGGGGTGTCCCAGGGGATTTTCATAGACTGCAATCCAAGAATACTGGCAGAGGTGATCTGGAGCGCATTCCTTGGGATCATGCAGGTGGAGAGAAGCAAGGGGCAGATAACAGGGAAGACACATATCAATCCAACCCGTGACATTGCACTTGAGGTATTGGCAAGAGGGATTAAAAAGAAACATAAGGAGGAAAATAATTAG
- the pncA gene encoding bifunctional nicotinamidase/pyrazinamidase: protein MKRALILVDIQNDFIPGGALAVVGGDEVIAVANRAIKDFDHIIATQDWHPADHKSFASQHKEKKPGEFIELNGIQQVLWPDHCIMETRGAEFAPGLDTGSFTKVIRKGMNREIDSYSGFFDNAQNHATGLEKYLRSQKITDLYIMGLATDYCVKFTALDARRLGFNTNLIIEGVKGVEVNPGDCDKAIAEMKKAGVMVVKQ, encoded by the coding sequence ATGAAAAGAGCACTTATACTTGTTGATATTCAGAATGATTTTATTCCGGGTGGTGCACTTGCTGTTGTAGGGGGGGATGAGGTTATTGCTGTGGCAAACAGGGCGATAAAGGATTTTGACCACATAATCGCCACACAGGACTGGCACCCTGCGGACCACAAATCCTTCGCGAGTCAGCATAAAGAAAAAAAGCCCGGTGAGTTTATTGAACTAAACGGCATCCAGCAGGTACTCTGGCCTGATCACTGCATTATGGAAACAAGGGGTGCAGAGTTTGCACCGGGGCTTGATACAGGTTCATTCACAAAGGTGATAAGAAAGGGCATGAACAGGGAGATAGACAGCTACAGCGGCTTTTTTGATAATGCACAGAATCATGCAACCGGCCTGGAGAAATATTTAAGGTCACAGAAAATAACCGATCTATATATAATGGGCCTCGCAACCGATTACTGTGTAAAATTCACCGCCCTTGATGCAAGAAGGCTGGGGTTTAATACAAACCTTATTATTGAAGGGGTAAAGGGTGTTGAGGTTAATCCTGGCGATTGTGATAAAGCAATAGCGGAGATGAAAAAGGCGGGGGTTATGGTGGTAAAGCAGTAA
- a CDS encoding addiction module protein: MVTKILDEALKIPTNERVALAELILASIDYEEEPVREAWIAEVKDRMSAVQDDKSRLLDFHVLYK, translated from the coding sequence ATGGTTACTAAAATATTAGACGAAGCTTTGAAAATACCAACCAATGAAAGAGTAGCCTTAGCAGAGTTGATTCTGGCAAGTATCGATTATGAAGAAGAGCCTGTTCGTGAGGCGTGGATTGCAGAGGTTAAGGACAGAATGAGCGCTGTTCAGGATGACAAGTCAAGGTTGCTTGATTTTCACGTTCTTTACAAATAA